Within Pseudomonas sp. LBUM920, the genomic segment ACGCGAGAGTTGCAGCTTGGCCACTTCCAGCGGCAGCCCGGACTCATCGGCGAGCAATTTGGCGAACGCATCCGGATGCTTCACCGCCCAGTCGCGGGCCTTTTCATAGGCGCCGAGCACCTTGGTGATGGTCTGCGGATGCTCCTTGGCGTACGTCTCGGTGACGCTGACCACACCGTAGCTGTTGAAGTCTTTGTTGCGGTACAGCAGGCGCGAACCGGCCTGGATTTGACTGGCGGCCATGTGTGGGTCGAGGCCGGCCCAGGCGTCCACGTCACCTTTCTCCAGGGCGGTGCGGCCGTCCGGGTGTTGCAGGTGCACAAGCTCCACGTCATCTTTTTTCAGCCCGGCTTGTTGCAGGCTGCGCAGGGTGAACAGGTACGGGTCGGTGCCTTTGGTGGCGGCGATTTTCTTGCCCTTGAGGTCCGTCACGCTGGTGAACGGCGAGTCTTTGCGTACCACCAAAGCCGTCCATTCGGCGCGGCTGTATACATACACTGATTTGATCGGGCTGCCATTCGCACGGCTCAATACGGCAGACAAACTGGCGGAGGAGGCGAAGTCCACGCCGCCGCTGTTGAGGTACTCCAGTGAGCGGTTGCTGCCCTGGCTCAGTACCCAGCCGACTTTGGTGTGCGGCAACGCCTGCTCTAACCAACCGAAATGCTTGAGCACCAGGCTGACCGGCGAATAGTAGGCGTAATCCAGATTGACTTGCGCCGGGTCGGCCTCGGCGGCAAAGGCCTGGGGCTGCAGGCACAAGGCGAGGGCGCAGGCGCCCAGTAAACGTTGAGCAAAGGGTTTCATGGAACAGCTCCGGACAAGGCGATGAGAGAAGGCTTTTCTTATATTCAGAAAATTGAACTGGCATGTTCCATCATGCTTTATCGGAATATGCAGTCTCTGTGCCATCTACGCCGAAGGCGGATTTGCTCGGGTTTAAGCCGCCGTTGCTGTGATGTCAGCGGGCAGTTTGTTGATCAGCTGTTGCCAGGCGAACAGTTCATATATATCCATATCGAATAAATAAAGAGTTATATATTCCTTTTAATGTCCGATTGGATGGCGCATTTTGAGGGCCTGCGCATTCGTGCGGATTGACCCAACAGCCAAAAGGAAAGCCGACATGACCATTAAAGCGATCAACGTGCGCAACCAGTTCAAGGGCGTGATCAAGGAGATTCTGCTGGGGGAAGTGGTGTCCGAGATCGACGTGCAAACCGCGTCCGGCATCGTGACTTCAGTGATCACCACGCGCTCGGTGCGTGACCTGGAATTGAAAGTGGGCAGCGAAGTGATTGCCTTTGTGAAGTCGACCGAAGTTTCCATTGCCAAGCTGTAAACCAGTGGTTGTAGCAAAAGCAGATTAAGTGCAGATCTGCTTTTCTGTAGGGGCTGGCTTGCCTGCGATGCGGGCACCTCGGTGCGGCAGGCATACCCGGTCGATCCCTTCGCAGGCAAGCCAGCTCCCACATTTGGACCCGGTACGCTCTCACCTGATGCACTCAGATTTAAATGTGGGGCGGAGTTGCTTGGGTAGGTCACTCGGGAGACCGGGTGCCTATGCTTTGCGACAGCCACCGTGGTTGGCGGGATCTGTCAAATCAAGATCAGCATCGGATCAACAGCAGATCTGCTTTTCTGTAGGAGCTGGCTTGCCTGCGATGCGGGCACCTCGGTGCATCAGGCATACCCAGTCGATCCCTTCGCAGGCAAGCCAGCTCCCACATTTGAACCCGGTACGCTCACCTGATGCACTCAGATTTAAATGTGGGGCGGGGTTGCTTGGGTAGGTCACTCGGGAGACCGGTTGCCTATCCTTTGCGACAGCCATCGTGGTTGGCGGGACCTGTCAAATCAAGATCAGCATCGGATCAAAAGCAGGTCTGCTTCTCTGTGGGAGCTGGCTTGCCTGCGATGCGGGCACCTTGGTGCATCAGGCATACCCAGTCGATCCCTTCGCAGGCAAGCCAGCTCCCACATTTGGACCCGGTACACTCTTCACCTGATGCACTCAGATCCAAATGTGGGGCTGGGTTGTTTGGGTAGGTCACTCGGGAGACCGGGTGCCTATCCTTTGCGACAGCCATCGTGGTTGGCGGGACCTGTCAAATCAAGATCAGCATCAGATCAAAAGCAGGTCTGCTTCTCTGTGGGAGCTGGCTTGCCTGCGATGCGGGCACCTCGGTGCGTCAGGCATACCCAGTCGATCCCTTCGCAGGCAAGCCAGCTCCCACATTTGGACCAGTACTCCCACTACCCTGATGCACCCGGATCCAAATGTGGGAGCGGGCTTGCTCGCGAATGCGGTGGGGCATTCAGCTTTTCTGTCGCTGATGCACCGCCTTCTCAAGCAAGCCCATTCCACATTGATAGACGCCAGCCCAGTGAATCTCAGTTGATGCGCGGGCCGCCGCCGCCCGGTTGATGCGGTTGCGGTTTGTCCGGTGGGGCATCGCTGGGCAGGCTTTTGGGTGGGGTGTTCGGGTCTTCATAGTGCTTGTGCAAGTCCCCATCCAGCCGATTGCTCGACGACCCGCCTTTTTGCGGCGTCTCGTCGAAGTGCTCCCATTCCGATTGCTGGAAGCGAAAGATGCTGTCATCGGTCGGCGTGTCGCGGCCGTGGTAATGGTGGATTTCGTAGTGGGCGTACTCGACCTTGTCGGCCCAGTTGTCCTGCAATAGACCGTCGCCGGCCAGGTCGCGGTACCAGTCGTTTTCTTTCTCGGTGGCTTTCTGCTTTTTGTTGTGGTCGACGAAGTAGCCGATGATCCCGCCCACCACCGCCAGCACCACGCCCACCAGGAACAATGGCCCGGTCAATGCCGCCGCCGTGCCTGCGCCAAACAGCGCCGCCGCGCCGAGTACCCCGGCCGACGCACCGAACGCACCACCGGCCACCTGCAGGCCGCCAGCCGCCTGGGCCAGCGGGTCTTTGCTGTCCACGCCACTTTTGATCGCCAGCGCGCCCAATACAATATCGGCGAACCCGCCGACGATGTCCGTGGCCGGGCCGAGCACCTTGATGACCGAGCCGGCAATTTTCGCTGACTTGGACGCGCCGAGCTTGGCCGCGCCTGCAGCGGCGAGGCCGTCATCCAGGTGAGTCGCCAGGCCTTCGGTGGCCTCGGTGACGGCTTTGTCGCCTTCGCCAAACATCTTCGAAATGCCGTCGTACTGGCTGTCGGGCACGGCATCGAGTGCACTGGTGATCTTGGCTTTTACATCGGGGGGCAGGTCGTTGACGCGGAACTCGAAGTTCGGCTCCTGCAGGCCGGTCTTGCCCCAGATTTCCGGCAGCGTTTTGTCCAGACCAAGGAAGTCCACCAAGCCGCCTTTACCCAGGGTCTCGCCAATCTTGTCGCCCAGGCGCACGAAGTGGCTGGAACCGCCGGCAAAGCTCAAGAAGTCCTTGGCGATGGACATGCGCTGCGCGGGCGTTTCGCCGAGCTTGCCGCCTTTGCCGACCAATTGGTAAATCGCCGAAAACAGGGTCACGCCAGCACCGAGAGAACCCAGGATGCCCTTGCTGTTGAGGGTATGAAACACCTCGCCGAGCATGCCGCGGTCGGCGACCGGGATATAGGGTTTGCTCAGCGCGGTTTTCAGGTCGGCCTCGCTGATCGAACCATTGTTCTTGTAGACCTCGCCCAACTCCTCCAGGGCCTTGGTCACGCCAGCGGATTTTTCCTTGCCCTGCAGGCCTTCGTTGAGGAATTTCTCCAGGGTTTCCTGGGTGCGCCGTGGCAGGTCGAGCAGGCTGCCTTTCAAGACGCCTTTGAGCAGGCCGAACAGGTCCTTGGTGGCCAGCTCCTTGTTCTCGTCGGAGATCTTGCTCGGGTCCGAAAGGATCGCGTTGAGGTCGGTGGTCAAGCCGTCGGCCTGAATGTTCTGCGCCGCCTTGCTGGCCGCTTCCGGGTCGAACAACGACAGCGAGGTGAGGG encodes:
- a CDS encoding aliphatic sulfonate ABC transporter substrate-binding protein; its protein translation is MKPFAQRLLGACALALCLQPQAFAAEADPAQVNLDYAYYSPVSLVLKHFGWLEQALPHTKVGWVLSQGSNRSLEYLNSGGVDFASSASLSAVLSRANGSPIKSVYVYSRAEWTALVVRKDSPFTSVTDLKGKKIAATKGTDPYLFTLRSLQQAGLKKDDVELVHLQHPDGRTALEKGDVDAWAGLDPHMAASQIQAGSRLLYRNKDFNSYGVVSVTETYAKEHPQTITKVLGAYEKARDWAVKHPDAFAKLLADESGLPLEVAKLQLSRTDLGSPLLTRQDVVSSKAAAPILVSEELVRRGVNVDQVIDQLIDTSFGQALPKP
- a CDS encoding molybdopterin-binding protein, which encodes MTIKAINVRNQFKGVIKEILLGEVVSEIDVQTASGIVTSVITTRSVRDLELKVGSEVIAFVKSTEVSIAKL